A genomic window from candidate division Zixibacteria bacterium HGW-Zixibacteria-1 includes:
- a CDS encoding ferredoxin: MTEFYHAHKVLLEKCRGHMICMRCCPTQAIRIKDGKAVISNELCVDCGTCISSCPSNAIIPITDPLSEISNFKYKVVVPSSVLYSQFEPNVHPYVIHLILKKLGFDEVVDVGIFYSMLARALVKYLQENKTRRPLISSECPSILRLIQVRYPDLVELVLPLDVPREIAAREIKRRLSVKLGLKPEEIGITYVAPCPAKTVSIKQPAEKAHSWLDVAVSIKDAYSVIRPHISGIMENFDLSQVPEDFVFSGDWAILGGVTHGVEMENWLSVSGLDHVKKIFDDIENSHLRNVDFVEALTCMLGCFSGPYNIENPYIARANSIRRRAKYKSSLELDEKNITRQLENGYFNLEHPVLPRPSKYFDTDLETSIKRMKERERIYQRLRQSDCGCCGAPTCMAFAEDCVRGEAKLTDCIFLAQAGGGQD, from the coding sequence TTGACCGAATTTTATCATGCACATAAGGTGCTGTTGGAAAAATGCCGCGGACACATGATATGCATGCGTTGCTGTCCAACTCAGGCTATCCGGATAAAAGACGGTAAGGCCGTCATATCGAATGAGCTTTGCGTGGATTGTGGCACTTGTATCTCGTCCTGCCCGTCAAACGCTATCATTCCCATCACCGATCCTCTGAGTGAAATATCAAATTTTAAATATAAAGTGGTCGTTCCCTCCTCGGTCCTCTATTCGCAATTTGAACCAAATGTCCATCCTTATGTCATTCATTTGATTTTAAAGAAACTTGGTTTCGACGAAGTCGTCGATGTCGGAATTTTTTATTCCATGTTGGCCAGAGCCCTGGTCAAATACCTTCAGGAAAATAAGACCAGGCGCCCATTGATTTCATCGGAGTGTCCTTCGATTCTCAGGTTGATTCAGGTGAGATACCCGGATCTGGTGGAACTTGTCCTTCCGCTGGATGTCCCCCGCGAAATAGCTGCCCGTGAGATAAAACGAAGGTTGTCAGTAAAATTGGGGCTGAAACCGGAGGAAATCGGAATCACCTATGTCGCCCCTTGCCCTGCCAAAACTGTATCTATAAAACAGCCGGCCGAGAAGGCACACTCCTGGTTAGATGTCGCCGTTTCGATCAAAGATGCATATTCTGTGATTCGCCCCCATATCTCAGGCATTATGGAGAACTTTGATTTGAGCCAGGTTCCTGAGGATTTTGTGTTCAGCGGCGATTGGGCCATACTGGGCGGAGTAACCCATGGAGTGGAAATGGAGAATTGGCTGTCCGTCTCCGGTCTGGACCATGTGAAGAAGATCTTCGATGACATCGAAAATTCGCATCTGCGTAATGTTGATTTCGTCGAGGCTCTAACCTGCATGCTGGGCTGTTTCAGCGGCCCCTATAATATTGAGAATCCATATATCGCCCGCGCCAATAGTATAAGGCGGAGAGCCAAGTATAAAAGCAGTCTCGAACTGGATGAAAAAAATATTACGCGTCAACTTGAAAATGGTTATTTCAACCTGGAGCATCCTGTCCTGCCGCGGCCATCCAAGTATTTCGATACCGATCTTGAAACCTCTATAAAAAGAATGAAAGAAAGAGAGAGAATATATCAAAGGCTTCGCCAGAGCGACTGCGGCTGTTGCGGAGCGCCCACATGCATGGCTTTCGCCGAGGATTGCGTCCGGGGCGAAGCTAAACTGACCGATTGTATCTTTTTGGCACAAGCGGGGGGAGGGCAGGACTAA
- a CDS encoding anti-sigma regulatory factor — MDAGNTRNAPVEVLLKQELYINGNDFASAGMVSTEVKSILKKIGFDPVLVRRVAISTYEGEMNVVMHANRAKVCLSITPEVIVVIIDDEGKGIPNVDLAMQEGFSTATEEMRAMGFGSGMGLPNIKRNSDELSIKSQVGIGTRLEIRFFIQNIPFS; from the coding sequence ATGGATGCCGGAAATACCAGGAATGCTCCGGTTGAGGTTCTTTTAAAGCAAGAGCTGTACATTAATGGAAACGATTTTGCCAGTGCCGGAATGGTCTCCACTGAAGTCAAGTCCATTCTGAAGAAAATCGGATTCGACCCGGTGCTTGTCAGAAGGGTCGCTATTTCCACTTATGAGGGCGAAATGAATGTGGTCATGCATGCCAATAGAGCCAAGGTCTGTCTTTCCATCACCCCCGAGGTTATCGTCGTTATAATTGACGACGAGGGAAAGGGAATACCTAATGTAGATTTGGCCATGCAGGAAGGATTTTCGACGGCAACTGAAGAAATGAGGGCCATGGGTTTTGGTTCGGGAATGGGATTACCGAATATAAAGAGAAACTCTGATGAGCTGTCGATTAAGAGCCAGGTCGGAATTGGAACCCGGTTGGAAATAAGGTTTTTTATTCAGAATATTCCTTTTAGTTAA